CAAGGGGAGAAATACGATGACCCGGTTGGTGCGTGCAAGGGAAGACAAAAGGTAAACAACAGCAAGCCCACATGACATCCGCGCGGTCTTGACCAGACGTGTTGCGGTCCGCTTGGGCAGGGACGGTCGGCGGTTGATGCGGGCGGGAGGGGCGCCATGAAAAAGATTTTCGCCATTGACGACGATCCGGAAATGCTGGAAATGATGACCGGCATGCTTTCGCCGCTGGGCTGTTCGATGCAGTTTGCCACGCGCTGCAAAGGGGCCGTTGAGAAGATGCGGCAATTTATTCCAGACGCGATCCTCCTGGATGTATTGCTTCCCGACGGTTCCGGATTCGAGATTTCGCGATCCGTCCGCGCGGATTCGTCGCTCTACAAGACGCCAATCCTTTTTATTTCCTCGATCATGGACGGCCCCGAGGTGGAATATGCGCTGACCCAGGGCTGTGACGCCTACCTAGGCAAGCCGTTTTCGGCAAAGGATCTGACCACGCGCCTGAACGATTTGCATGCGCTCGCGGGAAGGATCAATCAGCCGAGCACCGGGACGAACTTCTTGACCCTGGAAGCCATAACCCGCGAAATCGATCACCGCGTCTTTCAACAGCGCGCCTTTGCCCTCTGCTACCTGTCCATAGAGGACTTCGACGCGTACCAGGTCATTCACGGCCACGAGGAAGCGATGGGGCTGATCGATCATGTCTGCAATGCCATTCGCCGCACCCTTGTGGAAAACGACCTTCGGGGCACGGCCATCGCCCATCTCGGGCGGGAATATTTCCTGGCGCTGCTACCACCCGCGTCGTACGACATTTTTTGCAGACAAGTCGAACTGAATTTCAGCGCATCCGCGCCGCACGGGATCTCGCTTCGTATTGACGTGTCGCTTCGCAACGAATCACACGCGGTAGGCACGCATATCTTGTTGCATGAATTGAAAAATGCGCACAAGAAACTCAATGGCAGCCAGCAACCGACACTTTTCCGCTGGGATCGGCATCGAAACTGGTGAAAAAAGGCAAAAAGAAGCCGGTTTTATCGGGCTTTGCCATCCGTTTCGTGGCGTAAGCCTGCTATGTAGGCGCCGAGCGTGCGCATGTTCTGGATGAACGTCTGGACATCTATCACTTCCCGTGTCTCATCCGCCGAACCGTGATAGCGCAACCCTCCCCGTTCCACCCACGCCCCGCGTCCGTCCATGGCGGCCATTACCGCCCGGGCCTCATCCGGAGACACGGAATGCGGTTTCGGCGCAAGGCACGATTGCCTTGTGATCTTTTGCGCCGATGCGGACCCCGGACCCTTTTCGAGGGCGGCTCGGTAGTCCGCCTCGATGGCCTCCAGCCGCGACGCAGAGACAAAAGCGTAATGGGTGGGCAGGTCATCATCGCTGTACGTCAACTTGTATGCCTTGGTGAAATAGATCGGCTTGTTGGTCCGCAATTCATAAAACCGGGCAAGTTTTCCATCGGGCAAGCGTGATCGTTTGAGGTAGTCCAAGGCGCGGCCGACACTTTCGAGATACCGGCGATCGCCGGTTTTTTCATGCAGATCCAGCAGGATGCGCAATACCCCTTGCGATTCGCCTCCGGTGACGGCCGGCGGTTCAAATTTGCGCGCCCACGCGGGATACATGTCAAAATCGTATTGCTGCGCCCATGCCGGTTGCGGATCGGGCATTTGCGCCAGAAGGATGAAATCGCCGCCCCGAAGGGCCGCCTGCCGAAAACGATCGTCTCCGTAGATTTCCGCGGCGAGGAACATCGTGGCGATTGTGTCGGCCAGCGTGTTGTCGTTCAAGGTATAAAAGCCCTTGTAATCAAGGCCCGGATAGGTGCGCGCCCAGGTCTCGGGATAACCGGCCGGCTTGACAGGATGCTTCGCCGGGTCGGGAAATGCGCTGTAACGCTGTGGCCATGCGCCGTTTGGATATTGCGCCTTGATCAGGGCGTCCAGGCCGTAAAGCGCCGCCTCGTGAATGGCGGCATCCTTGAAATCGAGCACATGATCGACGCAAATAATCAGCCGCAACGCC
The window above is part of the Candidatus Hydrogenedentota bacterium genome. Proteins encoded here:
- a CDS encoding response regulator, whose translation is MKKIFAIDDDPEMLEMMTGMLSPLGCSMQFATRCKGAVEKMRQFIPDAILLDVLLPDGSGFEISRSVRADSSLYKTPILFISSIMDGPEVEYALTQGCDAYLGKPFSAKDLTTRLNDLHALAGRINQPSTGTNFLTLEAITREIDHRVFQQRAFALCYLSIEDFDAYQVIHGHEEAMGLIDHVCNAIRRTLVENDLRGTAIAHLGREYFLALLPPASYDIFCRQVELNFSASAPHGISLRIDVSLRNESHAVGTHILLHELKNAHKKLNGSQQPTLFRWDRHRNW
- a CDS encoding pectate lyase codes for the protein MRRLGAVMIVAAAVVGGIATAQGDDVSPDEARKTLRRATAFFREQVSTCGGYLWRYSADLSRREGEGKATNTMIWVQPPGTPAVGMAFLDVYKWTGERRYLDAAVEAAHALVKGQLQSGGWEYHVEFDPEKRKQYAYRSDGLTTGRNTTTLDDNTTQAALRLIICVDHVLDFKDAAIHEAALYGLDALIKAQYPNGAWPQRYSAFPDPAKHPVKPAGYPETWARTYPGLDYKGFYTLNDNTLADTIATMFLAAEIYGDDRFRQAALRGGDFILLAQMPDPQPAWAQQYDFDMYPAWARKFEPPAVTGGESQGVLRILLDLHEKTGDRRYLESVGRALDYLKRSRLPDGKLARFYELRTNKPIYFTKAYKLTYSDDDLPTHYAFVSASRLEAIEADYRAALEKGPGSASAQKITRQSCLAPKPHSVSPDEARAVMAAMDGRGAWVERGGLRYHGSADETREVIDVQTFIQNMRTLGAYIAGLRHETDGKAR